One genomic region from Jeotgalibacillus haloalkalitolerans encodes:
- a CDS encoding ABC transporter substrate-binding protein: MGNDYTKNRVNIYMKKSTIFIAGLLLAGCSAQETEQEDLNLSESSWEDITETAAGETVRLYMWGGDPGINSYIDDYAILALQEKYDVTLERIPLDTNEIIQKLETEKRADQDEGTIDLIWMNGENFKRAQEGDLLFGPFVDEIPSYQEFYLPEDYEFDFGTATEGYEAPWGKVQFVFNYDTSKIDNPPATLDELKTWISENPGRFTYPEASDFTGNAFIRHVMLGEAVEADELLGEPYAPLEEGQAAAMWDYLNDIEPDLWRGGETYPASLEELDRLYSQGEVWMTMGYNEARAESLVRDGVFPETTESFVLEDPGSIGNTHFLSIPYNSPNKEAAMAAIDFFLSPEAQLEKLQPDYWGESSPIDLGSLSDEARAGFEELERGNTVLDAEVLADAYISEIDAGYVEWIESEWRNEVAAD, translated from the coding sequence ATGGGTAACGATTATACAAAGAACAGGGTGAATATCTATATGAAAAAAAGCACCATTTTTATAGCGGGGCTGCTGCTTGCAGGCTGCAGCGCGCAGGAAACAGAACAGGAAGATTTGAACCTGTCCGAATCCTCATGGGAGGACATCACTGAAACTGCGGCGGGTGAAACAGTCCGTCTTTATATGTGGGGCGGTGACCCCGGAATTAACAGCTATATTGATGATTATGCGATTCTGGCATTGCAGGAGAAGTATGATGTTACGCTTGAGCGCATACCGCTTGATACAAATGAAATCATTCAGAAGCTTGAAACAGAAAAAAGAGCGGATCAGGATGAAGGAACAATTGATCTGATCTGGATGAATGGTGAAAACTTCAAGCGGGCGCAGGAAGGCGATCTACTATTCGGACCATTCGTTGATGAAATCCCTTCTTATCAGGAATTTTATCTGCCTGAAGACTATGAATTTGATTTCGGGACGGCTACTGAAGGATATGAAGCACCGTGGGGGAAGGTTCAATTCGTCTTTAACTATGATACTTCCAAAATAGACAATCCGCCTGCTACGTTGGATGAACTGAAAACATGGATCAGCGAGAACCCGGGGAGATTTACGTATCCGGAAGCGAGTGATTTTACAGGAAATGCATTCATCAGACATGTGATGCTGGGAGAAGCAGTGGAAGCTGATGAGCTCCTTGGTGAGCCGTATGCACCGCTTGAAGAGGGTCAGGCGGCTGCGATGTGGGATTATTTGAATGACATTGAACCTGATCTGTGGAGAGGCGGGGAAACGTATCCGGCTTCACTTGAAGAACTGGATCGTCTTTACAGTCAGGGAGAGGTGTGGATGACGATGGGCTATAACGAAGCTCGTGCAGAATCACTTGTGCGTGACGGTGTGTTCCCTGAGACAACTGAATCTTTTGTGCTTGAAGATCCAGGTTCAATCGGTAATACGCACTTCCTGTCAATTCCTTATAACAGCCCGAACAAAGAAGCCGCAATGGCTGCGATCGACTTTTTCTTAAGCCCTGAAGCTCAGCTTGAAAAGTTACAGCCTGATTATTGGGGAGAAAGCTCGCCGATCGATCTTGGCAGCCTGAGTGATGAGGCGCGTGCAGGCTTTGAAGAGCTTGAGCGCGGGAATACGGTGCTGGATGCAGAGGTGCTTGCGGACGCATACATTTCTGAAATAGATGCGGGGTACGTTGAGTGGATTGAATCGGAGTGGCGTAATGAAGTGGCGGCAGACTAA